A genomic region of Arachis stenosperma cultivar V10309 chromosome 9, arast.V10309.gnm1.PFL2, whole genome shotgun sequence contains the following coding sequences:
- the LOC130949229 gene encoding uncharacterized protein LOC130949229, with amino-acid sequence MEKYFKRKLPLESEVTPLVSSNKKKFLEFNVESLVADPGQRPKISNYDPNVRDEVRRAYLQKGPCQPRENDFPQTYFGTSLRIFNADWFDEFGNWLEYSISKDAVFCLCCYLMKPDGASGDAFVKEGFSNWKKNERLQTHVGNHDSAHNQARRKCEALMKQKQHIEVVFQKHSDQAKRDYRTHLTATIECIRFLLRQGLAFRGDDESHNSNNQGNFLELLDFLAQHNTEIDRVFKNARGNLKLVAPKIQKDIVRAAASETTKVIIDDLGDDLFAVLVYEARDISVKEQMAVCLRYVNKEGIVMERFLGLVHVSSTNALSLKVALESLLTKHNLSLARIRGQGYDGATNMQGEFNGLKSLILKENACAFYVHCFAHQLQLALVVVAKKQVKIALLFNLLASLCNIVGASCKRKDMLRESQIQKTIVALQNGDVSSGRGLSQETTLKRAGDTRWGSHYGTTLSLISIFSSVVEVLEVIEEDGNNPEQRAEACQLLNHIQSFEFVFNLHLMKSILGVTNELSQALQRSDQDIINAMTLVKVSKQRLQSIRDDGWSSLLNEVLLFCDSHNILAPNMNDIFVTQGRSRRKIQKVSNLHHFQVELFYQVIDRQLQELNNRFTEVNTELLLCIACLNPSDSFFAFDKEKLLHLAEFYPHEFSSTQLLALDSQLENFILDMRLDGQFSNINGISGLSQKLVETKKHIVYPLVFLLLKLALILPVATASVERTFSAMNIIKSRLRNRMGDEWLNDCLVTYIERETFNQVDNETIIQHFQNMKTRREVPSRFEAKKVSS; translated from the coding sequence ATGGAGAAatatttcaaaagaaagctACCACTAGAATCTGAAGTCACTCCATTAGTCTCTTCTAATAAAAAGAAGTTCTTAGAATTCAATGTGGAAAGTCTGGTAGCTGATCCTGGACAACgacccaaaatttcaaattatgaTCCAAATGTTAGAGATGAAGTTAGACGAGCTTATTTGCAAAAAGGTCCTTGTCAACCAAGAGAAAATGATTTTCCACAAACATATTTTGGAACTTCTCTCCGTATATTTAATGCTGATTGGTTTGATGAATTTGGCAATTGGTTGGAATATAGTATTTCAAAAGATGCTGTATTTTGTCTCTGTTGCTATCTTATGAAACCTGATGGTGCAAGTGGTGATGCTTTTGTAAAAGAGGGCTTTTCAAATTGGAAAAAGAATGAGCGATTACAAACACATGTTGGAAATCATGATAGTGCTCATAATCAAGCTCGAAGAAAATGCGAAGCACTCATGAAGCAAAAACAACATATTGAAGTTGTTTTTCAAAAGCATTCAGACCAAGCTAAAAGAGATTACCGAACTCACTTAACAGCAACAATTGAGTGCATTAGGTTCTTATTGCGACAAGGATTGGCCTTTCGTGGTGATGATGAATCGCACAATTCAAATAATCAAGGTAATTTTTTGGAGCTTCTTGACTTTCTTGCTCAACATAATACAGAGATTGATCGTGTTTTCAAAAATGCTCGTGGAAACCTTAAGCTAGTAGCACCTAAAATTCAAAAAGATATTGTTAGAGCTGCTGCAAGTGAAACTACTAAagttattattgatgatcttgGAGATGATTTATTTGCTGTTTTAGTTTATGAAGCTCGAGACATTTCTGTTAAAGAGCAAATGGCTGTTTGTTTGCGGTATGTGAACAAAGAAGGGATTGTAATGGAGCGATTTCTTGGCCTTGTCCATGTTTCTAGCACAAATGCGTTGTCATTAAAAGTAGCTTTGGAATCTTTATTAACAAAGCATAATTTAAGTTTAGCAAGAATACGTGGACAAGGTTACGATGGAGCTACTAATATGCAGGGAGAATTTAATGGCTTAAAAAGTTTGATCTTGAAAGAAAATGCTTGTGCTTTTTATGTTCATTGTTTTGCTCACCAACTTCAATTAGCACTTGTGGTTGTTGCAAAGAAACAGGTCAAAATTGCACTACTTTTTAATTTGCTTGCTAGTTTGTGCAATATTGTTGGAGCTTCTTGTAAACGTAAAGACATGCTTCGTGAAAGTCAAATACAAAAGACAATTGTTGCATTACAAAATGGAGATGTTTCTAGTGGGCGTGGCTTAAGTCAAGAAACAACATTGAAAAGGGCAGGTGATACTCGATGGGGCTCACATTATGGTACAACACTTAGCTtgatttctattttttcttccGTGGTAGAAGTTCTTGAAGTTATTGAGGAAGATGGAAATAATCCTGAACAAAGAGCTGAAGCATGCCAATTATTGAATCATATtcaatcttttgaatttgtattCAATTTACATTTGATGAAAAGTATATTAGGAGTTACTAATGAGTTGTCTCAAGCTCTACAAAGAAGTGATCAAGACATTATAAATGCTATGACATTGGTTAAAGTGTCCAAGCAACGATTGCAAAGTATAAGAGACGATGGTTGGTCCTCTTTGCTCAACGAAGTTTTACTATTTTGTGATAGTCACAATATTCTTGCTCCAAATATGAATGATATATTTGTAACACAAGGAAGATCAAGGCGCAAAATCCAAAAGGTCTCAAACTTGCATCATTTTCAAGTTGAATTATTTTATCAAGTGATTGATAGACAACTTCAAGAGCTTAACAATCGTTTTACAGAGGTAAATACCGAGCTACTTCTTTGTATAGCTTGTTTGAATCCAAGTGACTCATTTTTTGCATTTGATAAGGAGAAGTTGCTTCATTTAGCTGAATTTTATCCACATGAATTCTCTTCTACTCAACTTTTGGCACTTGATAGTCAACTTGAGAATTTTATATTAGATATGCGTCTTGATGGTCAATTCTCAAATATAAATGGAATCAGTGGACTATCTCAAAAGTTAGTTGAGACAAAAAAGCATATTGTTTATCCATTGGTATTTCTTCTATTGAAATTAGCTTTGATTCTACCTGTGGCAACAGCATCAGTTGAGAGAACATTTTCTGCTATGAATATCATAAAGAGTCGACTTCGTAATCGAATGGGAGATGAGTGGTTGAATGATTGTTTGGTTACATATATAGAAAGAGAGACATTCAATCAAGTTGATAATGaaacaattattcaacattttcaAAATATGAAAACAAGAAGAGAAGTACCTTCAAGATTTGAAGCGAAGAAAGTTAGCAGCTAA